tcccctttctcttactatgtggtgactcacaagaaatgccagtttttatcatatcGACCCAcgacaacaaaatttggctattattagagggcacactgattcccacatacattttttgtacatgtacctgtagacCATGAACAGCCACGCCTTCTCATCAGTATGCCCTCTAACGATagacaaattttgttgttgtgagtcaaaatgaaaaaagtgtgatttcttgtgagtcaccacatagtataAGAGATAAATTTCGGGGAACACCAACACTGCAatactagaaattgtgtgcgtcagtggcatgtcaaattggcttagagggcacactgctatGCACATGTACGGTAGTTGTGACTAATTTGGAAGGAacttaatatacattgtaatagttTCTTCTCAAGTCTATCTTAAGAGTCATTTATAAAAGTCATTTATAACACCAGTATTAATAACTTGGTGTCAGAAAATAACTCACTGATCTGTTGATTGTTCAACTGAATATCAAACTGATAAGTAAACAAACTGATCATAGACTGactgataaatatatttatcaattgatagattgattgattgattgactgattaaaTGATTGATCGCTTGATTCAATGATTAACTGAAGGATTCAGAGATTAATTGAGTCACTGATTCACTAATTGATTAAttgaatttgattgattgattgattgattgattgattgattgactgattgatcgATAGTATATGTACTTACCTATGTAGAACAGAACTTCAAGTTCCTTAAACTGATacaaagatgtacatgtaatcgcCATGGAAatagactgattgattgattgattgattgattgattgactgattgcttgattgattgactgattgattgattgattgatagtaCTTACCTATGTATGACTGAACTCCATGTTCTTTAGACTTATACAAATACGTAATTGCCATggaaatgtcaaataatttaGATTCAAATAATCTGAGAAGCCACGACTGTTTAGGAGGGGGAGGGTTGTCCATAAACATCCCCACTGCCCTATCAGAGGGGGGTCTGCTACCATCTACTTCACTAGCACCATTTCCATTTAATTGTATTTTCTTCAAGTCCAGGGACAAATCCATTTTGGAAGGATCTAATTTTGTCTCATAATCATCTCCTTTTAGAGTTGTTTCTAATTCTGGATCAGATTCCTCTAAATTATCATCTATCGACGGAACACTATTTGAAACACCGTTTGAATTTGGCAAGTGTTCCACTGCGTCATCACCATCTTCAACAACAGTTTCGTCACCGTCACCGTCACAGTCACCATCATCGTTGTAAGAATTTTGCATTGAATTCTGCATTGCGAGCGTGTATTTCTTGACGCTTATATCTGTAATTGTATCGTTCACTTCCTCTCGTTCGCCGTTCATCTCTTCTGACACCACGGCCACACAAGTACTGTTTACagccattgtacatgtaaattccTCTTGAAAACACAAACCGacaacaaacaaatttccattcTACCGGACAAACATTGGGGAGTTATATTCTAGTGGCTATTACTACACAGGTAGAGGTAAAGATAAAGACGGGTATTGAGACTGCTGCATATATGTAAGCCTCAAAAATATACCtggaatagaaaaaaaaatagaaattcaTCAATTAAAAAAGATTGATCTTCATCAATTCattgtatattaattaatttcGAAACACTGAGAAAAAAAACACTAACATCAATACAACATTGACATTTACCATTCGCACATGTCAGCTAACATCGTAGGCAAAATGTCTGTCGTCTTGGGCTAATGTAATGGAGTGCGTAAGTGcgtacacagacacaaatttttatgtgtgtacatttatttgaaaatgagtCAAATATGCAAGATTTGATGAAAACAGAAACACTGACATTTGTAAGATTATCGTACCAGAGTTTAGAATCCTCACAAAAGTAAACTAGACAATGACTTGATATATTTATGGATTTAGATATAAtcctgttgccatggtgatggaATAATGACTATAGTGCCTCAAAGAAAGGCACatacatgaatgtacatgtagctttcaACTCCTctctatacattgtatatacattgtcaTCAACTTCCGACTAAATAACACACCCTGTGTGAATGTAACAGATTTAGTGTACAACAAGATTGGTTTGGGCCAAAAGATATGCATactgttacaatacatgtacatgtgtacatgtagtcaacAAATATATAGCTTACATTTGAACACGGATGAATTACAAATGTCAGTGACTCAGGTACTGGAGAAAACCAGTTTGAAACTGAAACAGAATTGTGTAAGACTTGTTTTGTtcataataaaacaaaacagaaactgtgctacatgtacatgtacatgtagtttagaaTTTACAATATTGAATGATCAATAAGGAAAGAATGTAGAAagctaaatcatcatcatcatcatcatcatcatcatcatcatcatcactactaGACAAACACTGGAAAACTGCACCATTCCCATACAACCTTATGCCTGACCCATACAATGTACCTCCAAATTCATTGTATCAACAAATATGCACTGAACTGTAACTAGACTTTAGCAAACCACTGGAACTTTGTACAGGTCTTTGACCTCTATCAATAGTAAAAGAAAAGTCTTGCCTTGAATGAGTTTATAGCCTGGAATCCCATGCAGATTGGCTTTTTTACATCCCATCAGCGTGGATTCCAGGCTAATGAGTTTAGACTAGAGTGGAGCAGTGACAACATATTCTGGTAGATTGCTCCATGATTGAAATACTCTGTGTGATGAAATGATGAcgaatgtatacatgtaacatgtacaataaacaATGCCTTTATTCAGATTGTTTTAACCAAAGTAACAGACTGAGAGAAGGGAAACTCCAAACATAGATTCATTGTATGCAGTACATTCAAACACAATTGTTGTGAGCAACCAATGACACATCTGACCAACCTCGataaacaatacaaatgtataaaatataacGGGCCGTACATTTATCAAACTTACTCATAAATTTGTACCATGTTTCAACagaactacattgtatacaacaAGTTTGTATTCTTTGTTTACCGTTACCCCTAGCCCTGTGActaaaaacatattttgtattgataCGACAGAAGGGGTCAACAGACTTTAATCAGTAGATAATAAATTATTATGACAGAAACATGATAGGCAGTTTGGAaatatgaatgttttgaaatgacCTCAGATAACCTTCTTCAGAGTATATAGATGATGTCATTCACGCAtgatgatatgtacatgtagttagttgTAGTTCAGctgtattgtttacatataaTTCTACACATGTGCATtgtactgtatgtgtacatgtacatgcatactttAAACAATGGTATGAACTATTACTGTAAATGACTTGTTATTCTCATTCAACTTCCTGTACAGTAAACAGCTGCACTTGCTGCAACGGGgatgttttttgaaactgtttttttttttcctccAGATATAATGGCTTAATTGTAATAATACTATagtgtacaccctgaacagtattgaatcacctgtgggtaaacatacaaaaaaatgtatttgtacagCAGTCCACATCAGTGTGCGCGCTaagccactgacgcacacattTTTTTAGTGACGTGCGAGAATTTgttgttcccctatctcttactatgtggtgactcacaagaaatgccagtttttatcatctTGACTcgtaacaacaaaatttggctaccatTACCGGGCACAatggtacacatgtacatgtaaaatgtagtacggtgtaatacaatgtacatgaatatccaatcaaattgaccCTGAGTCCGcatccaaaaatcagcacctcaatgaatcacaatttcaacttattactatactacttttactagataaaatagacctctaattaacatatgcaatgtctaattatttgtattttaaccattttcagtgaatatattgttggttgtctgattgaaaaaataatactccagttacagcaaGTGCAGGTACAATTTATAAATGATGAAATGCATTCAAGATAGCAGGTGTGCAATGGGATTCTtgtatagcactttcccacacactattctacatgtaaatgtattttacaattatCCCCATAtatggacctatagtggcacagcagccatttatacttcctcaacaccatggggagcatacaatcaatTGCAGCCTTTACATGTAGGAGTAAAGCATTCAAACTGCAATGTCTAGCCTACCAGGTCTACAACTTTTACcactgggttgactgaggcacaatcacaGTTTAAATCTTGCCAGGGGACTTTAGCccttcacaaaaaaaaaatggcaatgGCTAACCCATAGAAGCTCAACCCTGCAACATGCAAATTCCAAATCAGCCACTCTAAATATTCAACCATAGTGAATCTTAAAGACATGACATTTGGGGAAAAAAAGTTAAACAGTGGATCgattgtacaatacatgtacatgtacaaatgtagatgcaTGTTTGAATTCCAGCTAGGGAGTTCGGGCTAGGAATTGGAATACATATGTAGGATTGGACTCCTTAACAGCATAAACCTGAACAATGTGCATTGTCTGCAGGCAGTGAACActacatgtaacattgtatacatgtacatggaatgtacattttggaaatatcTCCCAAAGTCTGCTCTTGGTTCATagtgaatgtacaatgtacatattaatgtATCACTACAACTAGGAAGTGTCGCCTGGAATCAATACTCTCTAAATCTACGCAACTGTAAAATGTCCTGCAGTTTGCATCATCAGAGACCAAGTTCATCCGTACCAGATGACTATAAGAGGAAGTGTTTCAATGTCCTAAACTATTTACACACAGTTGAATTTTTTAGGTTTAACTGTAGCTGCATTTATAGAAATAAAAATGGACATTATTGGTTTTGCAATTGTACATATTTGGGGGCTATGAACTTTTCTTGTATTGATCTAATAAgctgcaatacactacattttTTTAGCCTGAGGGTAACAAAAGCTGAATTAAGTTGTTCACTATCAGTGTTTCTTTTGCTAAGGgctgtaagtaggtaaaatctactgggggttcattttacctgggttcccaaacaataTTATCATTTACTCTATGGGGAAACATTGCCATTTTTACTCCGTTCtctctttctgttaccagggttacccaaccttagcaaaaacactgactatgCTAAAATGTTCTTTACCTACCACAAATCTATTTGACCTTGCTGTTAAAATGCagatattaaaattaattttgctGACTGCAAACCcattcaatttcaaacattattttccaaataCACCCTACAGTATCACGAAATCGTATCCATGTTGTTGTTACTTTATATTGCTATTGCACACTGTCACCgtgaaattaaacaaaaatacacaattgaaTATTAAACAAATTTCTCAAAATAGATAAATTCAAACCCAGCTGTCAGTTGTCTTTTTTAGAATAATTCATTCAATTTCAAGGTAAGAGAGAattaaatttcaatatcatCAACGCCAATTAGTACTGTACATAAATCCAAGGGTTtcgaaaaagaaagaaaaaagaatatatatttgtgttcacagcgaTGATCTTATCGGTAGTACGGTTCACTAAACGGCGACGTCTCGACTGTGAATTGTGTTAATGATCTGGGCACTCCCAATCCACGTGATGGCATTGACTTTTACAACCCCCGATTGTCTTGTCAAATCACTCACTTTCCGTCAAACTCGGGGCACAACTGACAGTAGACATGGTAGACGGAGGATGCACTCGTACTATCATTTCCGTTATGTCATAGCAAATATAACTGATCATACCTTCTTTTCCGCATAACACATTCGTAAAAATTGGGGAATTAATtatgtgttatttgtttatttcagaaGAAGATGGAATTATTTAATAAATGAACCGGTCGGTCTCTGGGCACAAGTACTTTCGCGATGTCGTCTAGATACAGACTCGGCTGGCTAGCTCACATTGACAACACGAATCGTCTACTGGCGACTTAACATCATTAATACAGTCGTGCCTATTTTAATTGTTATACACTTATTTTGATAACATGAAGATCAAAATAACTGTCACTGACTCTAAGAACGTAACGCCCTAACAACCTTGTCCACGATGTCAAATTTTATTCGGATGCCGAGagcgacacacacacacacctacgcATCTAGCTCGTTCATTTACTATATGGGCGATGTTAAGTTAGTGTAAAACTTTCAGAAACCTCTAACATCGCGGTCAACCATTACAACAAACTAATGGATACACAGAGGACATAGAAAAGAAATCGACTGTACATTACCTTACGTAAATTCAGAGTATGTGCTCCTAAATTCCTAGAAATAAACAGCATGAACCCCCTTACAGCACTCACGAAGGTGTATCCGCCATTTTGGATACCAGCGAAATCTCGCAGTTTTCAATATCTTGCGAGATCTCAACCTCCGAGATTATCACTGTATTGACATGGGTGGCGCTATTGTAAACATCTCGTTGCTGAGCTGTGTTTGGTCGGCATACTCACTTACTCTGACTAGACGTGAAAATGACTCGTCTGGCGTTTTAACACCTATTAATTATTCTTTCTTCGACGTTTAAGGTTAGTTTACTTTATTCATTGAAGAGACGAAATGTTTTTGTCATCGCGTTTGTATGATCGTATGGTCAACCCACAACCGTGAAGTGAAAGGTATGCTACAACGTTGTAAGTATGGGGACCATGATCACGGTACGAGTGTCACCAATCTCATAGCCATCCTAATAGCAATGTAcagatgtgaaaaaaaaacagtgtgaCATCAAAACATAAACTCTTACTTTAACCCATGAAATTATGGCTGAACATTTAGCTGATTCTAAATCTTCAATCGAAAGTGTTTACTTGACAATGCGTATCATAGCAACTGTATCCATGCGTGGAtgtattaatacatacatgatcCATGATACATGGGTCTCATCCCTACATATATAATTAAGGATATGATGGATGAGTCCATCTCATATAACGTTACATCTATTCCCGACAGTGCCGATTCTGACATTTTCCCTTCCTGCGGATGAGTCTGGACTTACTCAGCTCAGGGACTAGTACGTATACCCAACATCTATATTTACTTATTCTGCTTACAGACAACGTAACAAGTCATCCCTTCTTGAGCAAAACACAAGCACagtgtctgcaagcaggactactataTTACTACCCTGTTTATGGCACTgaatagcctacctgtagactcaaaGGACTTTCGCTAacacactattccgctatcctaacagacgttttgagtttttgaattttcgctgtcaatcaaaatgtcagtctAAAGATAGCGTCATAGTGTAGTAGTGAAAGTCCTTTGagtctacatgtaggctagGTGCTGAATGACTGAGTACAATAACACTAGAACTCGTCTTTTTCATACTATGATGAGTGTTATCAGAGTTATAGTCATTCAGCGCCCTAAACATTAGCTACTACGGTAGTACTACATTTATATTAAAAGTGTTCAatatatttccattgttttgagtgatataataatataatatctctCAGGATTTTTGCTTAGACTTTAATATAATACACAAGCATGTTATTAtccattcaaaattttgaatataaGGATGACTTCAAATTCAACGTTTACATGTAATCATTAGTGCATCACTGTATCCATGCATCTATTGGACCTATTGGGCCTAaagcctaaaaaaattgtttggttacggttacccgacccccaccaagtttttcactgccgaccctaaacttttttcaaACGTGacccaaaacttttttttacctattcgaaaaaaaaaaataagattgtgaagtctcgcatgaaatagtggatgtggaaactgacatcaacttgaaaagacaatgtaaaacttttttttccaatctgtaatggctgtacttaagaaaccaacaacacagagactatatggaaaacaacggaacacATAACttcctgaactagacactcgtatgaaaaaaaaaatatgtaaaaaaaaaaatataaacaaatctacccaccccatcttttctaaaatttattgtaatcggaaccacaatttgttttttaggcctaattatGAAATGGTTATTTCCTGAAGACAGGATTCAAAACTTTATCTGTTTCTTTCTTACAGATATCACCATGTGATTCAATCTTGACATTTAAGCCTCACACTACAGCTAGCCTCTGTGGCTGAACTGTATCTGGCGCTGAAACAACACTATGTGGCTGTTTACATCATCAATGAGAAATCATATACCAATCTTCATTGTCCATCACTGAGTGCATCCGTTTTTTTTCCATTGTAACCAATGGCAACAACAGCGAACCCAGCAGCACCAACACTGAATTGGGAGCATGCCTTATTTCTTGGTAACATCAACCGTGAACTTGAAACGCTTGATGTCAAAGACCAAATATTACAGTTACTTCTGTTTTTGGGAGTGACTCTCAATGATGGTGATCTTGAAATTCGTTATTCCAAAAATAGTGAGACGTACATCGCTTTTGTTAATCTTGGACGGAGGGATGTTCAGAAATATGTGTATGACAGTTTATTGAAGGATGGGACGAGATTGGCAGACGCTCTTGTACAAGACGGAAGGAGATTGAAAGTTGATTATTATAGAAAAATGAAGGATGACAGCAATGACACCACAGTCGGGTCAAGCCAGGATCaagatcaaggtcaaggtcaaagtgacattcaaggtcaaggtcaggaTGTGTCACTTGAAATAATGGGGCACAGTATTCAACTTGAAAGCCGAAGTACAAGTCATCAAAGTTCAAATTTAGGTCATGTCGCCAGACATGGCACAGGTGACAATACTAATGTCCAGCAGGTCATAGGTCAAGGGCATGACCCTGTGCAAGGTCATAATACAATACAGCAACATCCAGTTCAGGTTCAAGGCTGGATGCAAGGTGTTAATTCCAACCAAACAATGAATTCAAGTAGAGAAGAAGagtcaaatacaaatattagtaGCCAACGTCCTGGGAATGCAGACCGATTTGTTGTTGCCATGCCAACACAAAACTTAGATTTTCAAGATGATTTGGAATTAAGTCCAACTACACGAATGAGAAGAAGGCGGAAAAAGAAATTGAGCAGAATAAATCAACAGCAATTTGAAAGTACAGACTCAGACAGTGATGAGGAAGATCGACAAAGTACAGGTACATTTGTCGTGGAGGAAGAACATTCATTTCTCAATAATACTTATACACTCGATGATGAACAATCATATCTCCACAATGCTGCTTCTAGAAACACAACTCAAAGCCAAACATATTCCATagcatcaacatcaacatcaagaCCCCCTAGCAGACTGCCAAGATTAAAGACCAGGCCCTCTAGAACTGAAACTATTAGTGCTACAAGGAAGCCTTCACCAAAGACTTACGAATATACTCCTAAGCCAACTCTGCCTCCGCAATCACTTGTGCCAAAGAGATCAGTTTCACCAACTAAAAGACCACCAACACGAGCCAAGAAGAGTCGGAATACTAACGAGGAATCCTTCTCTGTCGGTCAAAAGTTAGGAAATGAAAACAGACATCTAGAATTCAAAACTGGTGGTGGGGAATACTTGAAGAAAATACTGAAGGAACATGTTGGAAAATACATATGTGCATTTCTGAACAGTGAGGGTGGGTCGTTTATGATTGGTGTGGGTGATGATGGTAAGTGCACTATATAATTATAACACATTGTTGCCACTGTAGTCAATGAAGTCTGACTTTAGTGgcaacattgtatcacattgtaaCACATTGTTGCCACTTTAACCAATGAAGTATGACTTTTAGTGGCAatattgtatcacattgtaACACATTGCTGCCACTGTAGCCAATGAAGTCTGACTTTAGTGCCAACATTGTAACACATTGTTACCACTGTAGTCAATGAAGTCTGGCTTGAGTGGCAACATTGTATCACACTGTAACACATTGTTGCCACTGTAGCCAATGAAGTCTGACTTCAGTGgcaacattgtatcacattgttgTCACTGTAGCCATCAGTGCCAATATTGTATCAAAATTAgttatgtgtattgtattttcatttgtaataagTCAGTGTGTCTGAAGTGTTGTCCTTGCATGACCCAAGATGAAATATATTAGTGAAGCATGCTGTTTCAGTGAGTTCAGATGAAAAAAGGATAGCCAAGGTTGAGTGAAATGGGCTGTATCATTATATGCATATACCGTTCCAATGTGTGTTCTTGATTGATGGTAGTGTGTATTTATGCACTATCCaagttaggccaaaaaaaaaagaattgtttctggtcaggacattttgtcaaaaCTTTTGCaaagacacaattttttttccgtTGTAATTCTCAATAaacctgtcactaaat
This Glandiceps talaboti chromosome 13, keGlaTala1.1, whole genome shotgun sequence DNA region includes the following protein-coding sequences:
- the LOC144444678 gene encoding uncharacterized protein LOC144444678 isoform X1; this encodes MATTANPAAPTLNWEHALFLGNINRELETLDVKDQILQLLLFLGVTLNDGDLEIRYSKNSETYIAFVNLGRRDVQKYVYDSLLKDGTRLADALVQDGRRLKVDYYRKMKDDSNDTTVGSSQDQDQGQGQSDIQGQGQDVSLEIMGHSIQLESRSTSHQSSNLGHVARHGTGDNTNVQQVIGQGHDPVQGHNTIQQHPVQVQGWMQGVNSNQTMNSSREEESNTNISSQRPGNADRFVVAMPTQNLDFQDDLELSPTTRMRRRRKKKLSRINQQQFESTDSDSDEEDRQSTGTFVVEEEHSFLNNTYTLDDEQSYLHNAASRNTTQSQTYSIASTSTSRPPSRLPRLKTRPSRTETISATRKPSPKTYEYTPKPTLPPQSLVPKRSVSPTKRPPTRAKKSRNTNEESFSVGQKLGNENRHLEFKTGGGEYLKKILKEHVGKYICAFLNSEGGSFMIGVGDDGTVHGVHCDQLKEDRVRRDIDSVIRNFKPQVFPEMYTVNFIPVRNQRLACVLLVGPLKVVKITVKEGLSETLYENSKGEVYLRRDGGIQGPLKAHEIKEWCRMTYNKELDVLKNREKELEEELELQRQVESKLRMDLTKSQKNSKVCAIL
- the LOC144444678 gene encoding uncharacterized protein LOC144444678 isoform X2: MATTANPAAPTLNWEHALFLGNINRELETLDVKDQILQLLLFLGVTLNDGDLEIRYSKNSETYIAFVNLGRRDVQKYVYDSLLKDGTRLADALVQDGRRLKVDYYRKMKDDSNDTTVGSSQDQDQGQGQSDIQGQGQDVSLEIMGHSIQLESRSTSHQSSNLGHVARHGTGDNTNVQQVIGQGHDPVQGHNTIQQHPVQVQGWMQGVNSNQTMNSSREEESNTNISSQRPGNADRFVVAMPTQNLDFQDDLELSPTTRMRRRRKKKLSRINQQQFESTDSDSDEEDRQSTGTFVVEEEHSFLNNTYTLDDEQSYLHNAASRNTTQSQTYSIASTSTSRPPSRLPRLKTRPSRTETISATRKPSPKTYEYTPKPTLPPQSLVPKRSVSPTKRPPTRAKKSRNTNEESFSVGQKLGNENRHLEFKTGGGEYLKKILKEHVGKYICAFLNSEGGSFMIGVGDDGTVHGVHCDQLKEDRVRRDIDSVIRNFKPQVFPEMYTVNFIPVRNQRLGPLKVVKITVKEGLSETLYENSKGEVYLRRDGGIQGPLKAHEIKEWCRMTYNKELDVLKNREKELEEELELQRQVESKLRMDLTKSQKNSKVCAIL